Proteins found in one Populus alba chromosome 14, ASM523922v2, whole genome shotgun sequence genomic segment:
- the LOC118031229 gene encoding uncharacterized protein, which yields MTILSRSIVMSGVLLFSSQFPIFSTTTTATKTTHRFACHVIPRQSLNQSTPPDQQSPNPKTILSTITNLLWGQSLPPGLLISTVRTTWNSTWQLMMSQLAPSDSSGRYTRPASKFRLNPPFTLQNSTTLHLYVGLPCPWAHRTLIVRALKGLEDVVPVSIAGPGQDGSWEFKDIPISNRDRNILVPGRDNANGCRNLKGVYGLRRSGGYSGRATVPMLWDVEKKEVGCNESYDIIEFFNSGLNGLARNPGLDLSPKELKGRIGEWNGLIYPNVNNGVYRCGFAQSQDAYDSAVNGLFTTLEVVEDHLTTSRYLCGDTLTLADVCLFTTLIRFDIVYNVLFKCTKKKLIEYPNLHGYMRDIYQMPKVAETCNFSAIMDGYYKVLFPLNPGSICPVMPSGCEHEVLSTPHNRESVISEQDYQTGSLSI from the exons ATGACCATTTTATCACGTTCTATAGTCATGTCCGGTGTACTACTCTTCAGCTCCCAATTTCCGATtttctccaccaccaccaccgccaccaAAACAACCCACCGCTTCGCATGCCACGTCATCCCAAGACAATCCCTGAATCAATCCACCCCTCCTGATCAACAATCACCGAACCCCAAAACCATCCTTTCAACAATAACAAACCTATTGTGGGGCCAGTCATTGCCACCAGGACTCCTAATATCCACCGTCCGTACAACATGGAACTCCACGTGGCAACTCATGATGTCCCAGCTCGCTCCCTCTGATTCCTCCGGCAGGTACACAAGACCGGCCTCAAAATTCCGCCTGAACCCTCCATTTACGCTCCAAAACTCAACAACACTTCACCTCTACGTGGGCTTGCCTTGCCCATGGGCGCACAGGACATTGATTGTTCGGGCGTTGAAGGGCCTGGAAGATGTAGTCCCTGTCTCAATCGCTGGACCGGGTCAAGATGGATCATGGGAATTCAAAGATATTCCTATCTCAAACAGGGATAGGAATATTCTTGTCCCGGGTAGGGATAATGCTAATGGGTGCCGGAATCTGAAGGGTGTGTATGGGTTAAGGAGGTCAGGTGGGTACAGTGGGAGAGCTACGGTGCCAATGTTATGGGATGTGGAGAAGAAGGAAGTAGGGTGTAATGAGAGCTATGATATAATCGAGTTTTTCAATTCGGGTCTTAACGGGTTGGCCCGGAACCCGGGTTTGGACTTGTCACCAAAGGAATTGAAGGGAAGGATTGGGGAGTGGAATGGATTAATTTATCCCAATGTCAATAATGGGGTTTATAG GTGTGGGTTTGCTCAAAGTCAAGATGCGTATGACAGTGCAGTGAATGGTTTATTCACCACACTGGAGGTGGTGGAAGATCATCTGACTACCTCGCGATACTTGTGTGGAGACACATTGACTCTTGCGGATGTTTGCTTGTTTACCACTCTAATTCGGTTTGATATTGTGTATAATGTTCTGTTTAAGTGCACGAAGAAGAAGCTGATTGAGTACCCTAATCTTCATGGCTACATGCGTGACATTTACCAG ATGCCAAAGGTTGCTGAAACATGCAATTTTTCAGCCATTATGGATGGTTACTACAAAGTACTCTTCCCACTGAATCCAGGCAGCATTTGTCCTGTTATGCCTTCTGGATGTGAGCATGAAGTCCTCTCCACCCCTCACAACAGGGAGTCTGTCATTAGCGAACAAGACTACCAAACAGGATCACTGAGTATATGA